One stretch of Variovorax sp. TBS-050B DNA includes these proteins:
- a CDS encoding Rrf2 family transcriptional regulator, whose amino-acid sequence MKRDSRLSGVLHVLLHMAEQGGPATSESLAAAMHTHPVVVRRVMAGLRQAGFVSSAKGHGGGWVLSCPLDAVTLGDIHQAVGSPALLAFGNRTESPGCIVEQAVNAALDGACRDAEALLLERFHGITLADLARDFHRRMTGGGFTIKDIEHAI is encoded by the coding sequence ATGAAAAGAGACAGCAGACTTTCCGGCGTCCTCCATGTGCTGCTGCACATGGCGGAACAGGGCGGCCCCGCGACTTCCGAGTCGCTCGCGGCAGCGATGCACACCCACCCCGTGGTGGTGCGCCGCGTCATGGCGGGCCTGCGCCAGGCGGGCTTCGTCAGCTCGGCCAAGGGGCATGGCGGCGGCTGGGTGCTGTCGTGCCCGCTCGACGCGGTGACGCTCGGCGACATCCACCAGGCGGTCGGCTCGCCCGCGCTGCTGGCCTTCGGCAACCGCACCGAAAGCCCCGGCTGCATCGTCGAACAGGCGGTGAACGCGGCGCTCGACGGCGCCTGCCGGGACGCCGAGGCGCTGCTGCTCGAACGTTTCCACGGCATCACGCTGGCCGATCTGGCCAGGGACTTCCATCGCCGCATGACGGGCGGCGGCTTCACCATCAAGGACATCGAACATGCGATATGA
- the fahA gene encoding fumarylacetoacetase has protein sequence MIALNHTHDASARSWLASANAAGGDFPIQNLPHAVFRRAGHSEPFRGGIAIGDQVLDLAALAARPLLEGLALDAARAAALPALNDFFALGGRAWQALRHAVFALLRDDAPAATVEALRQCLVPQAEVEYTVPARIGDYTDFYTSIDHALNISRLMNPDGDVTPNFRWIPTAYHGRVSTIGVSGQRFHRPMGQTLAPGAKAPTFHACARLDYELELGIWIGAGNAAGAPIPLAQAEDHIFGICLLNDWSARDIQFWEMAPLGPFLAKNFATTISPWIVTMEALAPYRLPWTRPAAEPQPLAYLEDPGNREGGAIDIRLEVWLESEQARRGGHGASRLSRTSFRHQYWSVAQMVAHHTVGGCQLNPGDLFGSGTISGPGPGEAGAIIELTRAAQSPVTLSHGERRGFLEDGDAVLLRGWCEKPGHARIGFGESRGTVLPAIG, from the coding sequence ATGATCGCCTTGAACCACACGCACGATGCCAGCGCGCGCAGCTGGCTCGCCAGCGCCAATGCCGCGGGCGGGGACTTTCCGATCCAGAACCTGCCGCATGCGGTGTTCCGCCGCGCGGGCCACAGCGAGCCGTTCCGCGGCGGCATCGCGATCGGCGACCAGGTGCTCGACCTCGCGGCGCTCGCGGCGCGCCCGCTGCTCGAGGGGCTGGCGCTCGATGCGGCACGCGCGGCCGCGCTGCCCGCGCTGAACGATTTCTTCGCGCTCGGCGGCCGTGCCTGGCAGGCGCTGCGCCATGCCGTCTTCGCGCTGCTGCGCGACGATGCGCCGGCCGCCACCGTCGAGGCGCTGCGCCAATGCCTGGTGCCGCAGGCCGAGGTGGAATACACGGTGCCCGCGCGCATCGGCGACTACACCGACTTCTACACCTCGATCGACCACGCGCTCAACATCAGCCGGCTCATGAACCCGGACGGCGACGTGACGCCGAACTTCCGCTGGATACCCACGGCCTACCACGGCCGCGTCTCGACCATCGGCGTGAGCGGCCAGCGCTTCCACCGCCCGATGGGCCAGACCCTGGCGCCGGGCGCGAAGGCGCCGACCTTCCATGCCTGCGCGCGGCTCGACTACGAACTCGAGCTCGGCATCTGGATCGGCGCGGGCAACGCGGCCGGCGCGCCGATCCCGCTCGCGCAGGCCGAGGACCACATCTTCGGCATCTGCCTGCTCAACGACTGGTCGGCGCGCGACATCCAGTTCTGGGAGATGGCGCCGCTCGGGCCCTTTCTCGCGAAGAACTTCGCGACCACGATCTCGCCCTGGATCGTGACGATGGAAGCGCTCGCGCCCTACCGCCTGCCGTGGACGCGCCCGGCCGCCGAGCCCCAGCCGCTGGCCTATCTGGAAGACCCGGGCAACCGCGAGGGCGGCGCGATCGACATCCGGCTCGAAGTCTGGCTCGAAAGCGAGCAGGCGCGCCGCGGCGGCCACGGCGCCTCGCGGCTCTCGCGCACGAGCTTCCGGCACCAGTACTGGAGCGTGGCGCAGATGGTGGCGCACCACACCGTGGGCGGATGCCAACTCAACCCGGGCGACCTGTTCGGCAGCGGCACCATCTCGGGCCCGGGGCCCGGCGAGGCCGGCGCGATCATCGAGCTGACGCGCGCGGCGCAAAGCCCGGTGACGCTGTCGCACGGCGAGCGGCGCGGCTTCCTCGAAGACGGCGACGCGGTGTTGCTGCGCGGCTGGTGCGAAAAGCCCGGGCATGCGCGCATCGGTTTCGGCGAAAGCCGCGGCACGGTGCTGCCCGCCATCGGCTGA